The following is a genomic window from Vicugna pacos unplaced genomic scaffold, VicPac4 scaffold_18, whole genome shotgun sequence.
caatgaaaccagttcttcccagagcttctctgcctacagaaacaccagtggaagcatatcaatggatgtcacacatcagggccagtggaatgatcccgcagaccgaccttggtttcctcggtgccgtaccgtgccggtgccatccaaaatgtagcatctgcttttgggagataatgctgaaggaaatgcttcatcttctcacactgtggacttggaccactcttccttgtcctctcatccttgtggctcgggtgcacgaaggcaaccacagagctgttgcgtatcctgtgcctcaaaccaaaccataatcccagcccaggttatgaatgtagcagatcctaaggcttttcattctgatttcaaacccaaggccacctaggtcactcagaccagatgcacgatatctctgattcagccccacacgtgctctattggcaaaatgcccaattggtccctggtcctgcagatgcactgggtgtggccatgggacatatcgataaactcaaccacgcgtgccggtgtggtggccttctcattggggccacaggtcggtttgctctcttgataggacccaccacatcaaacaacgcactccagatccctgagactcagcgtgtgccatcatccgtagccctatccctccctgaccgctgcctctgctacgtcaaatttggcagctcggatcttggtctcagaatcaactgtggggatattttgcgctggtttctttgagttctgtcagccaagcatctgctgtgcactcttctaacactcagcgcatcaccttcaatcccatgtctcctgtccgcttgagagtgtgcgtccaagttaaacagagtttcacctttgctgctccgtcaccaggggtcagaccctgcactggtttccattccctgctttgccttctcctgcttccaggggttctgaggccttatcctgtttTTGGAGGTAACAGAACTCTcatcggcaagtgtcctgtgccaagggctgggtgagtggatgtttccattgctgtgtacatgggagcgagtgagcgcagtttgcactgcttctctgccaactgggcatcgatgaatcaccactttccagatgcacttcccagatatgtgatttttgtttagctctttgtttctatacag
Proteins encoded in this region:
- the LOC140692883 gene encoding uncharacterized protein, which produces MKPVLPRASLPTETPVEAYQWMSHIRASGMIPQTDLGFLGAVPCRCHPKCSICFWEIMLKEMLHLLTLWTWTTLPCPLILVARVHEGPTTSNNALQIPETQRVPSSVALSLPDRCLCYVKFGSSDLGLRINFETFRPLRSSLLFTECKAVGTLIRGGACPSRTGFIAAQTSGILDPFLEQRIEELPQVHVGTPYVSASISEVQ